The Desulfovibrio psychrotolerans nucleotide sequence CGGGATTTCTCGCGCGTCCAGTCTTCCAGCGTTTCGCTTATATCCAGCAGCAGATGGATGGTGCCTGCGGTGCCGAAATCGCGCATGGTCAGCGAGGCACCAATGGCGGCGGCATCCAGCACGCTCACATTCACCTTGCCCCGCAGGAGTGACTTAAGCCCTTCCAGCAGCAGCGGCAGCACGGTAAACAGCGTCCAGTAAGGACGCAGCATGGGAGGCATGAACAGCCGTGTCAGGTAGAATCGTCCTACCTTGCGGGCAATGATCATAAAGGGCGATTCCAGCTTGCGCTCCTCGCCCGTATAGCTGCCGGGAGCGGGCAATGCGCAGGCTTCTTCGTCACCGGGGTCGGCCGTACGACACGGAGCAAGCTCCGGCTGACTCACGAGCAGGGCCACGTCCTCCACCACCAGCAGGACAAGGCGCGTAAGCTCCTCATCCGCCGTAAAGGTAAGCAGGCCGCGGCCTGTGCGCGGATTGAACACAAAGGCAATCTCCACCTGCCTGTCGCTGACAGCCTGATGGAGCTTCTGCTGAAGAAGGGGCATCACGCGGGGCGAATCCGCCGCAAATCGTATCCGCCCGGGAATGCTGCGTACTATATTCATGCCGTATCCTGAGTAATGTCTCCTGAGTAATGTCTCATGAGTGGTGTCACCCGTACGGTGTCACCTGAATGGTGGCTGCGCCGCCGCATCGTCAGCGAACAGCGAACATGCAAAATGCGAGCAGGAAAGCAGGGCTGACCGCCTAAACGGTCTCCGGCGAAGGCATCCCCTTGGGTGCAGACATTTTTGGCTTGGCAGCCTTGGACTTAGCCCCTTTAGCCGGTTTGGCACCAGATTTAGACGCAGGCTTTGTGCCGGACTTCGCGGCCTTGGCTGCTTTTGCGGCAGGCTTTCTGGAGCCCTTAGGCTTGGCCGCCGTTCCGGCCACCGCTGCCGCAGCGGCCTGTGCCGCTTCCTCGCGTTCCCGCGCCACCTCTTCCTTGACCTTCTGCTCGTGCGTATAACGGGCCTCGGCCATGTAATCCTCAATATCTTCCTTCAGGGTTTCCATGCGCGCCATAACCCCTTCGGTCAGGCCGTAGCCGCCCTGCACAAGACCAGAGAGCAATTCCTGCCCTTTGCCGGACCGGACCACGGCAACCCCCGCCGCGCCCAGCACTGCCCCTGCCAGAAAATAGGCGATTCTGTTCACTGCCATGGCTACCCCTCCTTACTCTGCGCCGCCTGAGAAGTCTGCTCCTCAAAATCGCGCACCTGCTCCTTAACCAGCTCCTGCCCCTTGTCCAAAGCCTTGTCGAGCAAGGCGTGCAGCTCGTCCCGGTTCTGCCACGCAAGGTATCCCAGTGCCCCCACGGCAGCTCCGGCTGCCACCAGCAGCAGCTTTTCCATCATATCCTGCATCCTGCCATCCTCCTGCCTGTTTGTGGCCCGTTCCGTCCTGCCGGTGTCCGTGTTTTCCGTCACGCCCTGCTGCGAACGTGCTGACCGGTCCGGGAAATTCATCTCTGCTCGGGTATATTCTCCGGAAGTTGCGCAGATTCAAGCGAATTGCGGCAGCTTCGAACGGACGAATAATCATCCTGACAATATACCCGACTGCATGCCCTATGTCACGGAAGAATGCACTTTCACACCGTCAGTGCGTCCGTTTATGCAACGCACACTGATAATGAACTTGAATTTCAATGTCAACGAAATCCCTGTTCCAGCGCAGCAGGCTTCGGCTGCAGCCACTCCGCAGCCTGCCGGCATTCTGGAAAAACAGCGCCTTCCCCTCCCCCGCACTTGCCTTTCACACCCAACAGAGATAAGCACGCCCTCATGTTTATTGATGTGCACACTCACGCCTTCCACCCCAAAATAGCCGACAAGGTGCTCCTTCAACTGGAGGAACACTACGGCATTCGGGGCGTTGGCAACGGCACGGTTGAAGACCTGCTGGCGCGCGCCGCCTCGGCAGGACTGGACCGCGTGGTGGTGCACTCCGCCGCCACGGCGGCTGCGCAGGTTATCCCCGCCAACAACTTTGCTCTGTCACTCAAAGAAGCCCACCCGGCGGTCATCCCCTTCGGCACCCTGCACCCGGATTTTGAAGACTGGGAATGCCAGTTGGAACGGCTGCGCACGCGGGGCATTACCGGGCTGAAGCTGCACCCGGAGTTTCAGGGCTTCCGGCTGGATGACCCGCGTCTGCACCCCATCATCGAAGCGGCACAGGAACACTTTCTGTTCATGGTGCACATAGGCGACACCCTGCCCCCGGACGAGAACCCATCCTGCCCCTACAAGCTTGCCCGGCTCATGGACCTGTTTCCCCGCGCCCGGTTCATCGCCGCGCACATGGGCGGCTACCTGCACTGGCGACATGCCCTTCGCAGCATCATCGGCAAAGAGGTGTACATAGACACCTCAAGCTCGCTCACGTTCATGGATGACGACACCCTGCGCGCCATATGGCGCACCCATCCGCGCGACCGCGTCCTGTTCGGCTCGGACTACCCCCTCTTCGACCCTGCGGATGAAATGCGAATGCTGCGCAGACGGCTCGCCCTGTCGGACACAGAGCTGGAAACACTGCTGCTCAACGGTGCCACCGCGCTGGGACTGTAGCGCGGAATACCGCGCCTTGCGTCCCGCTGGGCCACCCCGCCATGTGGATGCCTATCACCCGGAACACGAGGCACCCTCACCGAAAAAACACGAAAACAGCCCGACGACAGCCTTACGACAGCCCGACAAAAAAACACCCCGCACGGTACTCACCAGCGGGGTGTTCTGCTTCCATTTGCGGCAGCAGGGGAAAAATCAGCCCAGAATCTTCTCGGGCGGGCGGCGTTCCGGCACCACAATGGCGGTATCTTCGCGCTCGTTCACCTCTGCGGTGACATACAGACCGCAGAAGCACGCGCCATATTCCTTCATGTCCGCATCGCGGTATTCGCAGGGACAGACAATATCGCGGTCGGCTTCAAAGGTGCCGTTGGGCAGCCGGCAGGGGCACGCCATGTAGCCGTATTGCTCCCTGCACACCAGCAGGCTTTCCAGCAGGGGCATGGTCATGGTCATGTCCTTGTTGAAGAAATACCCCTTGGGCTCCTGAATCTTCTTGAGCATGGTATACAGCTCTTCGGCGGTCATCTGCTTGGTCATAGGTCCAGTGCCTCCTGCAATTCTTCTTTCTGGAATCCCACGATAACGCACACGCCCTCGTCCACCAGAATGGTGGGGAACGAGAGCTTGGGGTTGTGCTTCTTTATGCGTTCAATGGTTTCCTTGCGTTCGTCCCCGGTCAGCTGGTCCACAAAGACCACATCGAAGGGAATGCCGTTGTCTTCCAGAAATTGCTTCGCCTTCTTGCAATGAATGCAGGTGGAAAGCGCGAAAAGCGTGACTTTGCAGTTCTTTGCCATAGGTATCCCCTTACGAAAGTGTTCAATGTTCCGCCAGCATAGCAGCACTGCGCCGCAATGACAACGCGAACCGACAGGCGAACAGACAGTATATCGGGCATGCTTACCGACAGGCTATCGGGCACTCCTGTCAGTTCTGCACCTGCACGGCAATCTCCCGTGCCAGCAGGCGTATGGCTTCCTCATGGGTCACGGCTTCACGCGTATACCGGGAGCCGGTTTCCGTATTTTCAATCTCTATGAGAAACCGCTCGTACTGTGCCATTTCGGAACCCAGCTCATCAGGACTGCCGTCCACAGAAAAGCTCGCCAGTTGATACGTTACCGTAAGCACCGCCCTGTCCAGCCGCAGCCGCACGGCATCATCCGTCTCTTCCACGGCAAACCGCTGCGCCGCCAGCAGCGAGGCGTTCATCTCCCGCACAGCCTTGCGCACGGGCACAAGCCGCTCCATGGCACGGGCGCGCACACGTTGCAGGTTTTCCTGAATGCGCTGCGTCCGCCTGCGCCGCTCGTCCAGCTCTTCCTGCAAAATGGCGCGTGGCGAACGGAGCCTTCGCGCCAGTTCACGCCCCAGAAAATACAGCGCCGCCAGAACCAGAACGCCGAACACCAAATTTATGTACATACATACTCCTGCAATTATTACGGCAACATCATCCAACAGTTACTCCCCCGGGTCAACAGGCTTGCAGAACATGGAAGCCCCGCTTCAGACCGCTGCCGTGCCCGCAGCGTTGTCCATAGGTTTGGCTCCAGTTTGGGCACAGCCTTGGCGTAGCGGCGGGCTGTTCTGTTTGTTCGCCCAATCCGGCCGGTTTAGAAACGGGGTTGACAACTAGGTTCAGCTTCTTCAATGTGGCATCATCGGGAAAAGTCGGAGGGCACGCCGCACAGTTTTCCCCTCCGCGCGGATTCGCAATGGACCACACGCCCGCATGCCCACGGGGCAGGGCACAATTTCGTCCAAACCGTAAGGGAGAGGTTTATGTCCAAAGCAGTGGAGACCCAGAGAACCTATGCACTTGTAGGCACCGGAGGTTGTGGCAAGACCTCGCTGGCTGAAATGCTGCTCTTTCAGTCCGGCGTGGTCAGCCGACTCGGAAAAGTCGAGGAGGGCACCACCACCCTCGACTACGAACCCGAGGAGGTAAAGCGCCGCGGCTCCATCCAACCCGGATTCGCCACCTTCGAGTGGCAGAAGAACCGTCACTTCCTCATAGACACCCCCGGCGACAACAACTTCATCGGCGACATCCAGTACCTGCTCACGGGTGCGGATGCCGCCGTTTTCGTTGTGGACGCCGTGGACGGGGTGCGCCCGCTCACCAAACGGCTGTGGAACTACGTGAAGGAAGGCGGGCTGCCCGCCATGGTCTTCGTCAACAAGATGGACCGCGACAGGGCAGACTTTGATATGGCCTTTAACGGCCTCTCCTCCATTCTGGGCATGCGCCCCGTGCTGCTGTACATACCCATCGGCTCCAAACAGGAATTTTCCGGCCTCGTGGATGTGCTGGGCAACAAGGCCATCCTCTTCGGGGCAGACGGCAAATGGACCGAAGGCCCCGTCCCCGCCGACATGGAAGACGAACTTTCCATGCTGCGTGAGACAACGGTTGAGAACATCGCGGAAAGCGATGAAGAACTCATGGAAAAATATCTTGAGACAGGCGAACTTTCGGAAGAAGAAATAGCCCACGGCCTGCGCAAGGGCGTGCTTTCCGGCGATCTTGTTCCCGTGGTTCCCGGCTCGTCGCTGGAAAACCGGGGGGGCGCGCAGTTGCTGAACGCCATCCAGACCCTGTTCCCCTCTGCGCAGGACCATGCGCCGTGGAAAAACGAACAGGGCGAATCCCGCGCCAGTGATGCGGATGCCCCGTTAAGCCTGTTCGCCTTTAAAACCCTTGCAGACCCCTTTGCGGGCCAGCTTTCCGTAATGCGCGTGCTTTCCGGAACCCTGAACGGAGAAACGGGGCTGCGCAACGTAAACAAGGGCGAATCGGAACGCATAGGCACGCCCCTGTTCATGGTGGGCAAGGAAACCTCGCCCGCGCGCGGCGGGGTGGGCCCCGGCGCCATCATCGCCCTGCCCAAGCTCAAGTTCACCAAAACAGGCGACACCCTCGCCGAGGAAAAGAATCCCTTCCAGCTTGCTGTTCCCGCGCTTCCTCCGCGCCTTATCTCCTACGCTCTGGCTCCCAAAGAAAAGGGCGATGAAGACAAGGTATACGCTGCCGTACACCGGCTGCTTGACGAAGATATCACGCTGCACCTCGGCCGGTCAGGGGAGTCCAGCGACATCCTGCTTTCCGGCATGGGACAGATGCATATAGAAACCAGCGTGGAAAAGGCCATGCGCCGCTACAAGTGCGAGATTCTGCTGAAAACCCCCAAGGTGCCCTACAAGGAAACCCTCAAGGGCAAGGCGCAGGTGCAGGGCCGCCACAAAAAGCAGTCCGGCGGACGCGGCCAGTTCGGTGACTGCTGGGTGGAGATAGAAGGCATGCCCCACGGCTTCGGCTACGAGTTTGAAGACGCCATCGTGGGTGGCGTTATCCCCCGCCAGTATATCCCCGCCGTGGATAAGGGCATTCAGGAATCAGCACATCGCGGGTTCCTTGCGGGCTACCCGCTGGTAGACTTCCGCGCCAAGCTCTACGACGGCTCGTACCACAACGTGGACTCCTCCGAAATGGCGTTCAAAATCGCCGGCTCGCTGGCGCTCAAGGCAGCCATGGAAAAGGTTAAGCCCGCGCTGCTGGAACCCATTGTCCTGCTTTCCGTGCAGATTCCGGACGAGTACATGGGCGATGTCATAGGCGACCTTTCCTCCCGCCGCGGCAAGGTGCTGGGTTCCGATTCGCAGGCAGGCATAACGGAGATTAAAGCCCATGTGCCCATGAACGAGGTGCTGCGCTACGCACCGGATCTGCGCTCCATGACCGGCGGTCAGGGCGTGTTCACCATGGAGCTTACCCACTACGAAGAAGCCCCGCCGCCCGTTGTGGACAAGGTGGTGGCGGAATATCAGGCATCACGCGAATAACAGGATAGCAACGAGGCCCCGCCGGAAACGGCGGGGCCTCGATGCATACCGGCCCGCAGATTGCCCGCCCGGTACAATACGCCCCGCCCACCATTCCTTCCTCAATCCACTTGAGGCCACCGCCGTTTTCCGTTAGTTTGGCATACTTGACCCAAA carries:
- a CDS encoding glutaredoxin family protein; this encodes MAKNCKVTLFALSTCIHCKKAKQFLEDNGIPFDVVFVDQLTGDERKETIERIKKHNPKLSFPTILVDEGVCVIVGFQKEELQEALDL
- a CDS encoding amidohydrolase family protein, yielding MFIDVHTHAFHPKIADKVLLQLEEHYGIRGVGNGTVEDLLARAASAGLDRVVVHSAATAAAQVIPANNFALSLKEAHPAVIPFGTLHPDFEDWECQLERLRTRGITGLKLHPEFQGFRLDDPRLHPIIEAAQEHFLFMVHIGDTLPPDENPSCPYKLARLMDLFPRARFIAAHMGGYLHWRHALRSIIGKEVYIDTSSSLTFMDDDTLRAIWRTHPRDRVLFGSDYPLFDPADEMRMLRRRLALSDTELETLLLNGATALGL
- a CDS encoding ferredoxin-thioredoxin reductase catalytic domain-containing protein, with translation MTKQMTAEELYTMLKKIQEPKGYFFNKDMTMTMPLLESLLVCREQYGYMACPCRLPNGTFEADRDIVCPCEYRDADMKEYGACFCGLYVTAEVNEREDTAIVVPERRPPEKILG
- a CDS encoding elongation factor G, which gives rise to MSKAVETQRTYALVGTGGCGKTSLAEMLLFQSGVVSRLGKVEEGTTTLDYEPEEVKRRGSIQPGFATFEWQKNRHFLIDTPGDNNFIGDIQYLLTGADAAVFVVDAVDGVRPLTKRLWNYVKEGGLPAMVFVNKMDRDRADFDMAFNGLSSILGMRPVLLYIPIGSKQEFSGLVDVLGNKAILFGADGKWTEGPVPADMEDELSMLRETTVENIAESDEELMEKYLETGELSEEEIAHGLRKGVLSGDLVPVVPGSSLENRGGAQLLNAIQTLFPSAQDHAPWKNEQGESRASDADAPLSLFAFKTLADPFAGQLSVMRVLSGTLNGETGLRNVNKGESERIGTPLFMVGKETSPARGGVGPGAIIALPKLKFTKTGDTLAEEKNPFQLAVPALPPRLISYALAPKEKGDEDKVYAAVHRLLDEDITLHLGRSGESSDILLSGMGQMHIETSVEKAMRRYKCEILLKTPKVPYKETLKGKAQVQGRHKKQSGGRGQFGDCWVEIEGMPHGFGYEFEDAIVGGVIPRQYIPAVDKGIQESAHRGFLAGYPLVDFRAKLYDGSYHNVDSSEMAFKIAGSLALKAAMEKVKPALLEPIVLLSVQIPDEYMGDVIGDLSSRRGKVLGSDSQAGITEIKAHVPMNEVLRYAPDLRSMTGGQGVFTMELTHYEEAPPPVVDKVVAEYQASRE
- a CDS encoding DUF6110 family protein, whose translation is MAVNRIAYFLAGAVLGAAGVAVVRSGKGQELLSGLVQGGYGLTEGVMARMETLKEDIEDYMAEARYTHEQKVKEEVAREREEAAQAAAAAVAGTAAKPKGSRKPAAKAAKAAKSGTKPASKSGAKPAKGAKSKAAKPKMSAPKGMPSPETV